The Symphalangus syndactylus isolate Jambi chromosome 8, NHGRI_mSymSyn1-v2.1_pri, whole genome shotgun sequence genome includes a window with the following:
- the DCAF4 gene encoding DDB1- and CUL4-associated factor 4 isoform X2 translates to MNKSRWQSRRRHGRRSHQQNPWFRLRDSEDRSDSWAAQPAHDSGHGDDESPSTSSGTAGTSSVPELPGFYFDPEKKRYFRLLPGHNNCNPLTKESIRQKEMESKRLRLLQEEDRQKKIARMGFNASSMLRKSQLGFLNVTNYCHLAHELRLSCMERKKVQIRSLDPSALASDRFNLILADTNSDRLFTVNDVKVGGSKYGIINLQSLKTPTLKVFMHENLYFTNRKVNSVCWASLNHLDSHILLCLMGLAETPGCATLLPASLFVNSHPGIDRPGMLCSFRIPGAWSCAWSLNIQANNCFSTGLSRRVLLTNVVTGHRQSFGTNSDVLAQQFALMAPLLFNGCRSGEIFAIDLRCGNQGKGWKASRLLHDSAVTSVRILQDEQYLMASDMAGKIKLWDLRTTKCIRQYEGHMNEYAYLPLHVHEEEGILVAVGQDCYTRIWSLHDARLLRTIPSPYPASKADIPSVAFSSRLGGSRGAPGLLMAVGQDLYCYSYS, encoded by the exons atgaataaaagtcGCTGGCAGAGTAGAAGAAGACATGGGAGAAGAAGCCACCAGCAGAACCCTTGGTTCAGACTCCGTGATTCTGAAGACAG GTCTGACTCCTGGGCAGCACAGCCCGCTCACGATTCTGGCCATGGTGATGACGAGTCTCCGTCGACCTCGTCTGGCACAGCTGGGACCTCCTCTGTGCCAG AGCTACCTGGGTTTTACTTTGACCCTGAAAAGAAACGCTACTTCCGCTTGCTCCCTGGACATAACAACTGCAACCCCCTGACGAAAGAGAGCATCCGGCAGAAGGAGATGGAGAGCAAGAGACTGCGGCTGCTCCAGGAAGAGGACAGACAGAAAAAG atTGCCAGGATGGGATTTAATGCATCTTCCATGCTACGAAAAAGCCAGCTGGGTTTTCTCAACGTCACCAATTACTGCCA TTTAGCCCATGAGCTGCGTCTCAGCTGCATGGAGAGGAAAAAGGTCCAGATTCGAAGCTTGGATCCCTCTGCCTTGGCAAGCGACCGATTTAACCTCATACTG GCAGATACCAACAGTGACCGGCTCTTCACAGTGAACGATGTTAAAGTCGGAGGCTCCAAGTATGGCATCATCAACCTGCAAAGTCTGAAGACCCCTACACTCAAGGTGTTCATGCATGAAAACCTCTACTTCACCAACCGGAAG GTGAATTCGGTGTGCTGGGCCTCGCTGAATCACTTGGATTCCCACATTCT GCTATGCCTCATGGGACTCGCAGAGACTCCAGGCTGTGCCACCCTGCTCCCAGCGTCACTGTTCGTCAATAGTCACCCAG GAATAGACCGGCCTGGCATGCTCTGCAGTTTCCGGATCCCTGGTGCCTGGTCCTGTGCCTGGTCCCTGAATATCCAAGCAAATAACTGCTTCAGTACAG GCTTGTCTCGGCGGGTCCTGTTGACCAACGTGGTGACGGGACACCGGCAGTCCTTTGGGACCAACAGTGATGTCTTGGCCCAGCAGTTTGCTCTCATG GCTCCTCTGCTGTTTAATGGCTGCCGCTCTGGGGAAATCTTTGCCATTGATCTGCGTTGTGGAAATCAAGGCAAGGGGTGGAAGGCCTCCCGCCTGTTGCATGATTCAGCAGTGACCTCTGTGCGGATCCTCCAAGATGAGCAATACCTAATGGCATCAGACATGGCTGGAAAG ATCAAGCTGTGGGACCTGAGGACCACGAAGTGCATAAGGCAGTACGAAGGTCACATGAATGAGTACGCCTACCTGCCCCTGCATGTGCACGAGGAAGAGGGAATCCTGGTGGCAG TGGGCCAGGACTGCTACACGAGAATCTGGAGCCTCCACGATGCCCGCCTACTGAGAACCATACCCTCCCCGTACCCTGCCTCCAAGGCTGACATTCCCAGTGTGGCCTTCTCGTCGCGGCTGGGGGGCTCCCGGGGCGCGCCGGGGCTGCTCATGGCTGTCGGGCAGGACCTTTACTGTTACTCCTACAGCTAa
- the DCAF4 gene encoding DDB1- and CUL4-associated factor 4 isoform X4, protein MGEEATSRTLGSDSVILKTGLTPGQHSPLTILAMVMTSLRRPRLAQLGPPLCQKRYFRLLPGHNNCNPLTKESIRQKEMESKRLRLLQEEDRQKKIARMGFNASSMLRKSQLGFLNVTNYCHLAHELRLSCMERKKVQIRSLDPSALASDRFNLILADTNSDRLFTVNDVKVGGSKYGIINLQSLKTPTLKVFMHENLYFTNRKVNSVCWASLNHLDSHILLCLMGLAETPGCATLLPASLFVNSHPAGIDRPGMLCSFRIPGAWSCAWSLNIQANNCFSTGLSRRVLLTNVVTGHRQSFGTNSDVLAQQFALMAPLLFNGCRSGEIFAIDLRCGNQGKGWKASRLLHDSAVTSVRILQDEQYLMASDMAGKIKLWDLRTTKCIRQYEGHMNEYAYLPLHVHEEEGILVAVGQDCYTRIWSLHDARLLRTIPSPYPASKADIPSVAFSSRLGGSRGAPGLLMAVGQDLYCYSYS, encoded by the exons ATGGGAGAAGAAGCCACCAGCAGAACCCTTGGTTCAGACTCCGTGATTCTGAAGACAG GTCTGACTCCTGGGCAGCACAGCCCGCTCACGATTCTGGCCATGGTGATGACGAGTCTCCGTCGACCTCGTCTGGCACAGCTGGGACCTCCTCTGTGCCAG AAACGCTACTTCCGCTTGCTCCCTGGACATAACAACTGCAACCCCCTGACGAAAGAGAGCATCCGGCAGAAGGAGATGGAGAGCAAGAGACTGCGGCTGCTCCAGGAAGAGGACAGACAGAAAAAG atTGCCAGGATGGGATTTAATGCATCTTCCATGCTACGAAAAAGCCAGCTGGGTTTTCTCAACGTCACCAATTACTGCCA TTTAGCCCATGAGCTGCGTCTCAGCTGCATGGAGAGGAAAAAGGTCCAGATTCGAAGCTTGGATCCCTCTGCCTTGGCAAGCGACCGATTTAACCTCATACTG GCAGATACCAACAGTGACCGGCTCTTCACAGTGAACGATGTTAAAGTCGGAGGCTCCAAGTATGGCATCATCAACCTGCAAAGTCTGAAGACCCCTACACTCAAGGTGTTCATGCATGAAAACCTCTACTTCACCAACCGGAAG GTGAATTCGGTGTGCTGGGCCTCGCTGAATCACTTGGATTCCCACATTCT GCTATGCCTCATGGGACTCGCAGAGACTCCAGGCTGTGCCACCCTGCTCCCAGCGTCACTGTTCGTCAATAGTCACCCAG CAGGAATAGACCGGCCTGGCATGCTCTGCAGTTTCCGGATCCCTGGTGCCTGGTCCTGTGCCTGGTCCCTGAATATCCAAGCAAATAACTGCTTCAGTACAG GCTTGTCTCGGCGGGTCCTGTTGACCAACGTGGTGACGGGACACCGGCAGTCCTTTGGGACCAACAGTGATGTCTTGGCCCAGCAGTTTGCTCTCATG GCTCCTCTGCTGTTTAATGGCTGCCGCTCTGGGGAAATCTTTGCCATTGATCTGCGTTGTGGAAATCAAGGCAAGGGGTGGAAGGCCTCCCGCCTGTTGCATGATTCAGCAGTGACCTCTGTGCGGATCCTCCAAGATGAGCAATACCTAATGGCATCAGACATGGCTGGAAAG ATCAAGCTGTGGGACCTGAGGACCACGAAGTGCATAAGGCAGTACGAAGGTCACATGAATGAGTACGCCTACCTGCCCCTGCATGTGCACGAGGAAGAGGGAATCCTGGTGGCAG TGGGCCAGGACTGCTACACGAGAATCTGGAGCCTCCACGATGCCCGCCTACTGAGAACCATACCCTCCCCGTACCCTGCCTCCAAGGCTGACATTCCCAGTGTGGCCTTCTCGTCGCGGCTGGGGGGCTCCCGGGGCGCGCCGGGGCTGCTCATGGCTGTCGGGCAGGACCTTTACTGTTACTCCTACAGCTAa
- the DCAF4 gene encoding DDB1- and CUL4-associated factor 4 isoform X6, which produces MNKSRWQSRRRHGRRSHQQNPWFRLRDSEDRSDSWAAQPAHDSGHGDDESPSTSSGTAGTSSVPELPGFYFDPEKKRYFRLLPGHNNCNPLTKESIRQKEMESKRLRLLQEEDRQKKADTNSDRLFTVNDVKVGGSKYGIINLQSLKTPTLKVFMHENLYFTNRKVNSVCWASLNHLDSHILLCLMGLAETPGCATLLPASLFVNSHPAGIDRPGMLCSFRIPGAWSCAWSLNIQANNCFSTGLSRRVLLTNVVTGHRQSFGTNSDVLAQQFALMAPLLFNGCRSGEIFAIDLRCGNQGKGWKASRLLHDSAVTSVRILQDEQYLMASDMAGKIKLWDLRTTKCIRQYEGHMNEYAYLPLHVHEEEGILVAVGQDCYTRIWSLHDARLLRTIPSPYPASKADIPSVAFSSRLGGSRGAPGLLMAVGQDLYCYSYS; this is translated from the exons atgaataaaagtcGCTGGCAGAGTAGAAGAAGACATGGGAGAAGAAGCCACCAGCAGAACCCTTGGTTCAGACTCCGTGATTCTGAAGACAG GTCTGACTCCTGGGCAGCACAGCCCGCTCACGATTCTGGCCATGGTGATGACGAGTCTCCGTCGACCTCGTCTGGCACAGCTGGGACCTCCTCTGTGCCAG AGCTACCTGGGTTTTACTTTGACCCTGAAAAGAAACGCTACTTCCGCTTGCTCCCTGGACATAACAACTGCAACCCCCTGACGAAAGAGAGCATCCGGCAGAAGGAGATGGAGAGCAAGAGACTGCGGCTGCTCCAGGAAGAGGACAGACAGAAAAAG GCAGATACCAACAGTGACCGGCTCTTCACAGTGAACGATGTTAAAGTCGGAGGCTCCAAGTATGGCATCATCAACCTGCAAAGTCTGAAGACCCCTACACTCAAGGTGTTCATGCATGAAAACCTCTACTTCACCAACCGGAAG GTGAATTCGGTGTGCTGGGCCTCGCTGAATCACTTGGATTCCCACATTCT GCTATGCCTCATGGGACTCGCAGAGACTCCAGGCTGTGCCACCCTGCTCCCAGCGTCACTGTTCGTCAATAGTCACCCAG CAGGAATAGACCGGCCTGGCATGCTCTGCAGTTTCCGGATCCCTGGTGCCTGGTCCTGTGCCTGGTCCCTGAATATCCAAGCAAATAACTGCTTCAGTACAG GCTTGTCTCGGCGGGTCCTGTTGACCAACGTGGTGACGGGACACCGGCAGTCCTTTGGGACCAACAGTGATGTCTTGGCCCAGCAGTTTGCTCTCATG GCTCCTCTGCTGTTTAATGGCTGCCGCTCTGGGGAAATCTTTGCCATTGATCTGCGTTGTGGAAATCAAGGCAAGGGGTGGAAGGCCTCCCGCCTGTTGCATGATTCAGCAGTGACCTCTGTGCGGATCCTCCAAGATGAGCAATACCTAATGGCATCAGACATGGCTGGAAAG ATCAAGCTGTGGGACCTGAGGACCACGAAGTGCATAAGGCAGTACGAAGGTCACATGAATGAGTACGCCTACCTGCCCCTGCATGTGCACGAGGAAGAGGGAATCCTGGTGGCAG TGGGCCAGGACTGCTACACGAGAATCTGGAGCCTCCACGATGCCCGCCTACTGAGAACCATACCCTCCCCGTACCCTGCCTCCAAGGCTGACATTCCCAGTGTGGCCTTCTCGTCGCGGCTGGGGGGCTCCCGGGGCGCGCCGGGGCTGCTCATGGCTGTCGGGCAGGACCTTTACTGTTACTCCTACAGCTAa
- the DCAF4 gene encoding DDB1- and CUL4-associated factor 4 isoform X3: MNKSRWQSRRRHGRRSHQQNPWFRLRDSEDRSDSWAAQPAHDSGHGDDESPSTSSGTAGTSSVPELPGFYFDPEKKRYFRLLPGHNNCNPLTKESIRQKEMESKRLRLLQEEDRQKKIARMGFNASSMLRKSQLGFLNVTNYCHLAHELRLSCMERKKVQIRSLDPSALASDRFNLILADTNSDRLFTVNDVKVGGSKYGIINLQSLKTPTLKVFMHENLYFTNRKVNSVCWASLNHLDSHILLCLMGLAETPGCATLLPASLFVNSHPAGIDRPGMLCSFRIPGAWSCAWSLNIQANNCFSTGLSRRVLLTNVVTGHRQSFGTNSDVLAPLLFNGCRSGEIFAIDLRCGNQGKGWKASRLLHDSAVTSVRILQDEQYLMASDMAGKIKLWDLRTTKCIRQYEGHMNEYAYLPLHVHEEEGILVAVGQDCYTRIWSLHDARLLRTIPSPYPASKADIPSVAFSSRLGGSRGAPGLLMAVGQDLYCYSYS, encoded by the exons atgaataaaagtcGCTGGCAGAGTAGAAGAAGACATGGGAGAAGAAGCCACCAGCAGAACCCTTGGTTCAGACTCCGTGATTCTGAAGACAG GTCTGACTCCTGGGCAGCACAGCCCGCTCACGATTCTGGCCATGGTGATGACGAGTCTCCGTCGACCTCGTCTGGCACAGCTGGGACCTCCTCTGTGCCAG AGCTACCTGGGTTTTACTTTGACCCTGAAAAGAAACGCTACTTCCGCTTGCTCCCTGGACATAACAACTGCAACCCCCTGACGAAAGAGAGCATCCGGCAGAAGGAGATGGAGAGCAAGAGACTGCGGCTGCTCCAGGAAGAGGACAGACAGAAAAAG atTGCCAGGATGGGATTTAATGCATCTTCCATGCTACGAAAAAGCCAGCTGGGTTTTCTCAACGTCACCAATTACTGCCA TTTAGCCCATGAGCTGCGTCTCAGCTGCATGGAGAGGAAAAAGGTCCAGATTCGAAGCTTGGATCCCTCTGCCTTGGCAAGCGACCGATTTAACCTCATACTG GCAGATACCAACAGTGACCGGCTCTTCACAGTGAACGATGTTAAAGTCGGAGGCTCCAAGTATGGCATCATCAACCTGCAAAGTCTGAAGACCCCTACACTCAAGGTGTTCATGCATGAAAACCTCTACTTCACCAACCGGAAG GTGAATTCGGTGTGCTGGGCCTCGCTGAATCACTTGGATTCCCACATTCT GCTATGCCTCATGGGACTCGCAGAGACTCCAGGCTGTGCCACCCTGCTCCCAGCGTCACTGTTCGTCAATAGTCACCCAG CAGGAATAGACCGGCCTGGCATGCTCTGCAGTTTCCGGATCCCTGGTGCCTGGTCCTGTGCCTGGTCCCTGAATATCCAAGCAAATAACTGCTTCAGTACAG GCTTGTCTCGGCGGGTCCTGTTGACCAACGTGGTGACGGGACACCGGCAGTCCTTTGGGACCAACAGTGATGTCTTG GCTCCTCTGCTGTTTAATGGCTGCCGCTCTGGGGAAATCTTTGCCATTGATCTGCGTTGTGGAAATCAAGGCAAGGGGTGGAAGGCCTCCCGCCTGTTGCATGATTCAGCAGTGACCTCTGTGCGGATCCTCCAAGATGAGCAATACCTAATGGCATCAGACATGGCTGGAAAG ATCAAGCTGTGGGACCTGAGGACCACGAAGTGCATAAGGCAGTACGAAGGTCACATGAATGAGTACGCCTACCTGCCCCTGCATGTGCACGAGGAAGAGGGAATCCTGGTGGCAG TGGGCCAGGACTGCTACACGAGAATCTGGAGCCTCCACGATGCCCGCCTACTGAGAACCATACCCTCCCCGTACCCTGCCTCCAAGGCTGACATTCCCAGTGTGGCCTTCTCGTCGCGGCTGGGGGGCTCCCGGGGCGCGCCGGGGCTGCTCATGGCTGTCGGGCAGGACCTTTACTGTTACTCCTACAGCTAa
- the DCAF4 gene encoding DDB1- and CUL4-associated factor 4 isoform X1, with translation MNKSRWQSRRRHGRRSHQQNPWFRLRDSEDRSDSWAAQPAHDSGHGDDESPSTSSGTAGTSSVPELPGFYFDPEKKRYFRLLPGHNNCNPLTKESIRQKEMESKRLRLLQEEDRQKKIARMGFNASSMLRKSQLGFLNVTNYCHLAHELRLSCMERKKVQIRSLDPSALASDRFNLILADTNSDRLFTVNDVKVGGSKYGIINLQSLKTPTLKVFMHENLYFTNRKVNSVCWASLNHLDSHILLCLMGLAETPGCATLLPASLFVNSHPAGIDRPGMLCSFRIPGAWSCAWSLNIQANNCFSTGLSRRVLLTNVVTGHRQSFGTNSDVLAQQFALMAPLLFNGCRSGEIFAIDLRCGNQGKGWKASRLLHDSAVTSVRILQDEQYLMASDMAGKIKLWDLRTTKCIRQYEGHMNEYAYLPLHVHEEEGILVAVGQDCYTRIWSLHDARLLRTIPSPYPASKADIPSVAFSSRLGGSRGAPGLLMAVGQDLYCYSYS, from the exons atgaataaaagtcGCTGGCAGAGTAGAAGAAGACATGGGAGAAGAAGCCACCAGCAGAACCCTTGGTTCAGACTCCGTGATTCTGAAGACAG GTCTGACTCCTGGGCAGCACAGCCCGCTCACGATTCTGGCCATGGTGATGACGAGTCTCCGTCGACCTCGTCTGGCACAGCTGGGACCTCCTCTGTGCCAG AGCTACCTGGGTTTTACTTTGACCCTGAAAAGAAACGCTACTTCCGCTTGCTCCCTGGACATAACAACTGCAACCCCCTGACGAAAGAGAGCATCCGGCAGAAGGAGATGGAGAGCAAGAGACTGCGGCTGCTCCAGGAAGAGGACAGACAGAAAAAG atTGCCAGGATGGGATTTAATGCATCTTCCATGCTACGAAAAAGCCAGCTGGGTTTTCTCAACGTCACCAATTACTGCCA TTTAGCCCATGAGCTGCGTCTCAGCTGCATGGAGAGGAAAAAGGTCCAGATTCGAAGCTTGGATCCCTCTGCCTTGGCAAGCGACCGATTTAACCTCATACTG GCAGATACCAACAGTGACCGGCTCTTCACAGTGAACGATGTTAAAGTCGGAGGCTCCAAGTATGGCATCATCAACCTGCAAAGTCTGAAGACCCCTACACTCAAGGTGTTCATGCATGAAAACCTCTACTTCACCAACCGGAAG GTGAATTCGGTGTGCTGGGCCTCGCTGAATCACTTGGATTCCCACATTCT GCTATGCCTCATGGGACTCGCAGAGACTCCAGGCTGTGCCACCCTGCTCCCAGCGTCACTGTTCGTCAATAGTCACCCAG CAGGAATAGACCGGCCTGGCATGCTCTGCAGTTTCCGGATCCCTGGTGCCTGGTCCTGTGCCTGGTCCCTGAATATCCAAGCAAATAACTGCTTCAGTACAG GCTTGTCTCGGCGGGTCCTGTTGACCAACGTGGTGACGGGACACCGGCAGTCCTTTGGGACCAACAGTGATGTCTTGGCCCAGCAGTTTGCTCTCATG GCTCCTCTGCTGTTTAATGGCTGCCGCTCTGGGGAAATCTTTGCCATTGATCTGCGTTGTGGAAATCAAGGCAAGGGGTGGAAGGCCTCCCGCCTGTTGCATGATTCAGCAGTGACCTCTGTGCGGATCCTCCAAGATGAGCAATACCTAATGGCATCAGACATGGCTGGAAAG ATCAAGCTGTGGGACCTGAGGACCACGAAGTGCATAAGGCAGTACGAAGGTCACATGAATGAGTACGCCTACCTGCCCCTGCATGTGCACGAGGAAGAGGGAATCCTGGTGGCAG TGGGCCAGGACTGCTACACGAGAATCTGGAGCCTCCACGATGCCCGCCTACTGAGAACCATACCCTCCCCGTACCCTGCCTCCAAGGCTGACATTCCCAGTGTGGCCTTCTCGTCGCGGCTGGGGGGCTCCCGGGGCGCGCCGGGGCTGCTCATGGCTGTCGGGCAGGACCTTTACTGTTACTCCTACAGCTAa
- the DCAF4 gene encoding DDB1- and CUL4-associated factor 4 isoform X5, translated as MGEEATSRTLGSDSVILKTGLTPGQHSPLTILAMVMTSLRRPRLAQLGPPLCQKRYFRLLPGHNNCNPLTKESIRQKEMESKRLRLLQEEDRQKKIARMGFNASSMLRKSQLGFLNVTNYCHLAHELRLSCMERKKVQIRSLDPSALASDRFNLILADTNSDRLFTVNDVKVGGSKYGIINLQSLKTPTLKVFMHENLYFTNRKVNSVCWASLNHLDSHILLCLMGLAETPGCATLLPASLFVNSHPGIDRPGMLCSFRIPGAWSCAWSLNIQANNCFSTGLSRRVLLTNVVTGHRQSFGTNSDVLAQQFALMAPLLFNGCRSGEIFAIDLRCGNQGKGWKASRLLHDSAVTSVRILQDEQYLMASDMAGKIKLWDLRTTKCIRQYEGHMNEYAYLPLHVHEEEGILVAVGQDCYTRIWSLHDARLLRTIPSPYPASKADIPSVAFSSRLGGSRGAPGLLMAVGQDLYCYSYS; from the exons ATGGGAGAAGAAGCCACCAGCAGAACCCTTGGTTCAGACTCCGTGATTCTGAAGACAG GTCTGACTCCTGGGCAGCACAGCCCGCTCACGATTCTGGCCATGGTGATGACGAGTCTCCGTCGACCTCGTCTGGCACAGCTGGGACCTCCTCTGTGCCAG AAACGCTACTTCCGCTTGCTCCCTGGACATAACAACTGCAACCCCCTGACGAAAGAGAGCATCCGGCAGAAGGAGATGGAGAGCAAGAGACTGCGGCTGCTCCAGGAAGAGGACAGACAGAAAAAG atTGCCAGGATGGGATTTAATGCATCTTCCATGCTACGAAAAAGCCAGCTGGGTTTTCTCAACGTCACCAATTACTGCCA TTTAGCCCATGAGCTGCGTCTCAGCTGCATGGAGAGGAAAAAGGTCCAGATTCGAAGCTTGGATCCCTCTGCCTTGGCAAGCGACCGATTTAACCTCATACTG GCAGATACCAACAGTGACCGGCTCTTCACAGTGAACGATGTTAAAGTCGGAGGCTCCAAGTATGGCATCATCAACCTGCAAAGTCTGAAGACCCCTACACTCAAGGTGTTCATGCATGAAAACCTCTACTTCACCAACCGGAAG GTGAATTCGGTGTGCTGGGCCTCGCTGAATCACTTGGATTCCCACATTCT GCTATGCCTCATGGGACTCGCAGAGACTCCAGGCTGTGCCACCCTGCTCCCAGCGTCACTGTTCGTCAATAGTCACCCAG GAATAGACCGGCCTGGCATGCTCTGCAGTTTCCGGATCCCTGGTGCCTGGTCCTGTGCCTGGTCCCTGAATATCCAAGCAAATAACTGCTTCAGTACAG GCTTGTCTCGGCGGGTCCTGTTGACCAACGTGGTGACGGGACACCGGCAGTCCTTTGGGACCAACAGTGATGTCTTGGCCCAGCAGTTTGCTCTCATG GCTCCTCTGCTGTTTAATGGCTGCCGCTCTGGGGAAATCTTTGCCATTGATCTGCGTTGTGGAAATCAAGGCAAGGGGTGGAAGGCCTCCCGCCTGTTGCATGATTCAGCAGTGACCTCTGTGCGGATCCTCCAAGATGAGCAATACCTAATGGCATCAGACATGGCTGGAAAG ATCAAGCTGTGGGACCTGAGGACCACGAAGTGCATAAGGCAGTACGAAGGTCACATGAATGAGTACGCCTACCTGCCCCTGCATGTGCACGAGGAAGAGGGAATCCTGGTGGCAG TGGGCCAGGACTGCTACACGAGAATCTGGAGCCTCCACGATGCCCGCCTACTGAGAACCATACCCTCCCCGTACCCTGCCTCCAAGGCTGACATTCCCAGTGTGGCCTTCTCGTCGCGGCTGGGGGGCTCCCGGGGCGCGCCGGGGCTGCTCATGGCTGTCGGGCAGGACCTTTACTGTTACTCCTACAGCTAa